From a region of the Panthera uncia isolate 11264 chromosome B1, Puncia_PCG_1.0, whole genome shotgun sequence genome:
- the LARP7 gene encoding la-related protein 7 isoform X1 produces MEAESGNQEKAMEEENPEKKKEVEKKKRSRVKQVLADIAKQVDFWFGDANLHKDRFLREQIEKSRDGYVDISLLVSFNKMKKLTTDGKLIARALKSSSVVELDLEGTRIRRKKPLGERPKDEDERTVYVELLPKNVNHSWIERVFGKCGNVVYISIPHYKSTGDPKGFAFVEFETKEQAAKAIEFLNNPPEEAPRKPGIFPKTVKNKPIPVLGVSEEKKKKKKKKGRMKKEDNIQTKESNIDTSKETVGKMKRSRTTSEGSEVEITEPQKPPSKKKKKRERAEASSLPTVRTGKRKRSISEEAEHPTPRSKVKKITQKDNIKKEDVEVPKENKDLEVSTEEEKDTGDVKDGSLLKAKRKHKKKHKERHKMGEEVIPLRVLSKSEWMDLKKEYLALQKASMSSLKKTISQIKSESKMETNGVAPNSGIENEKTNSEECCPQEKVNATGPQFVSGVIVKIISTEPLPGRKQVRDTLAAISEVVYVDLLEGDTECHARFKTPEDAQAVINAYTEIKKKHSWNLEILSGDHEQRYWQKILVDRQAKLNQPREKKRGTEKLITKAEKIRLAKTQQASKHIRFSEYD; encoded by the exons ATGGAAGCTGaaagtggaaatcaagaaaaagcaatggaagaagaaaaccctgaaaagaaaaaagaagtagaaaaaaagaaacggtCACGAGTTAAACAGGTGCTTGCAGATATTGCTAAGCAAGTGGATTTCTGGTTTGGAGATGCAAATCTTCACAAGGATAGATTTCTTCGAGAACAAATAGAAAAGTCCAGAGATGGAT ATGTTGATATATCACTTCTCGTGtctttcaacaaaatgaaaaaattgacCACAGATGGAAAGTTAATAGCCAGAGCACTGAAAAGTTCATCTGTTGTAGAG CTGGACTTAGAAGGCACCAGAATCAGGAGAAAAAAGCCTTTAGGTGAACGACCAAAAGATGAGGATGAGCGGACAGtgtatgtg GAATTACTTCCCAAAAATGTTAATCACAGCTGGATTGAAAGAGTATTTGGGAAATGTGGCAATGTTGTTTATATAAGTATACCACATTATAAATCTACTGGAGATCCAAAGGGATTTGCCTTTGTAGAatttgaaacaaaagaacaagcaGCAAAAGCTATTGAG tttcttaaCAACCCACCAGAAGAAGCACCAAGAAAACCTGGCATATTTCCTAAGACAGTAAAAAATAAGCCTATTCCTGTCCTTGGAGTATCAG aagaaaagaaaaagaagaagaagaagaaaggccgAATGAAGAAAGAGGACAATATCCAGACCAAAGAGTCAAACATTGACACAAGTAAAGAGACtgtaggaaaaatgaaaagatccaGGACCACATCTGAGGGATCTGAAGTAGAGATTACTGAACCCCAGAAGCCACcgtcaaagaaaaagaaaaaacggGAAAGAGCAGAAGCATCCAGCTTACCTACAGTCAgaacagggaagaggaagagaagtatCTCTGAAGAAGCAGAACACCCAACTCCCAggtcaaaagtaaagaaaataacgcagaaagacaacattaaaaaagaagatgtagaagttcccaaagaaaacaaag ATTTAGAAGTCTCTACTGAAGAGGAAAAGGATACTGGAGATGTAAAAGATGGAtcccttttaaaagcaaaaaggaagcataagaaaaaacacaaagagaggcacaaaatgggagaagaggtTATACCCTTAAGAGTACTTTCAAA GAGCGAATGGATGGATTTGAAAAAAGAGTATTTAGCACTGCAAAAAGCCAgcatgtcttctttaaaaaaaacaatatcccAAATAAAATCGGagtcaaaaatggaaacaaatggagTAGCTCCTAACTCtggaatagaaaatgaaaaaa CAAACAGTGAAGAGTGTTGTCCCCAGGAAAAGGTTAATGCAACAGGACCACAGTTTGTCAGTGGCGTGATTGTGAAGATCATTAGCACTGAGCCTCTGCCTGGCAGGAAACAAGTCAGG GATACTTTGGCAGCAATCTCAGAAGTTGTTTATGTGGACTTGctagaaggagatacagaatgcCATGCTAGGTTTAAAACCCCTGAGGATGCTCAAGCAGTAATAAACGCATATacggaaattaaaaagaaacactccTGGAATCTCGAGATCCTTTCTG gtGATCATGAGCAGAGGTATTGGCAGAAGATTTTGGTAGATAGGCAGGCCAAACTTAATCAGCCTCGTGAAAAGAAAAGAGGCACTGAGAAG TTAATCACCAAAGCTGAGAAGATTAGACTGGCAAAGACTCAACAAGCAAGTAAACATATTAGATTTTCTGAATatgattaa
- the LARP7 gene encoding la-related protein 7 isoform X2 — MEAESGNQEKAMEEENPEKKKEVEKKKRSRVKQVLADIAKQVDFWFGDANLHKDRFLREQIEKSRDGYVDISLLVSFNKMKKLTTDGKLIARALKSSSVVELDLEGTRIRRKKPLGERPKDEDERTVYVELLPKNVNHSWIERVFGKCGNVVYISIPHYKSTGDPKGFAFVEFETKEQAAKAIEFLNNPPEEAPRKPGIFPKTVKNKPIPVLGVSEKKKKKKKKGRMKKEDNIQTKESNIDTSKETVGKMKRSRTTSEGSEVEITEPQKPPSKKKKKRERAEASSLPTVRTGKRKRSISEEAEHPTPRSKVKKITQKDNIKKEDVEVPKENKDLEVSTEEEKDTGDVKDGSLLKAKRKHKKKHKERHKMGEEVIPLRVLSKSEWMDLKKEYLALQKASMSSLKKTISQIKSESKMETNGVAPNSGIENEKTNSEECCPQEKVNATGPQFVSGVIVKIISTEPLPGRKQVRDTLAAISEVVYVDLLEGDTECHARFKTPEDAQAVINAYTEIKKKHSWNLEILSGDHEQRYWQKILVDRQAKLNQPREKKRGTEKLITKAEKIRLAKTQQASKHIRFSEYD; from the exons ATGGAAGCTGaaagtggaaatcaagaaaaagcaatggaagaagaaaaccctgaaaagaaaaaagaagtagaaaaaaagaaacggtCACGAGTTAAACAGGTGCTTGCAGATATTGCTAAGCAAGTGGATTTCTGGTTTGGAGATGCAAATCTTCACAAGGATAGATTTCTTCGAGAACAAATAGAAAAGTCCAGAGATGGAT ATGTTGATATATCACTTCTCGTGtctttcaacaaaatgaaaaaattgacCACAGATGGAAAGTTAATAGCCAGAGCACTGAAAAGTTCATCTGTTGTAGAG CTGGACTTAGAAGGCACCAGAATCAGGAGAAAAAAGCCTTTAGGTGAACGACCAAAAGATGAGGATGAGCGGACAGtgtatgtg GAATTACTTCCCAAAAATGTTAATCACAGCTGGATTGAAAGAGTATTTGGGAAATGTGGCAATGTTGTTTATATAAGTATACCACATTATAAATCTACTGGAGATCCAAAGGGATTTGCCTTTGTAGAatttgaaacaaaagaacaagcaGCAAAAGCTATTGAG tttcttaaCAACCCACCAGAAGAAGCACCAAGAAAACCTGGCATATTTCCTAAGACAGTAAAAAATAAGCCTATTCCTGTCCTTGGAGTATCAG aaaagaaaaagaagaagaagaagaaaggccgAATGAAGAAAGAGGACAATATCCAGACCAAAGAGTCAAACATTGACACAAGTAAAGAGACtgtaggaaaaatgaaaagatccaGGACCACATCTGAGGGATCTGAAGTAGAGATTACTGAACCCCAGAAGCCACcgtcaaagaaaaagaaaaaacggGAAAGAGCAGAAGCATCCAGCTTACCTACAGTCAgaacagggaagaggaagagaagtatCTCTGAAGAAGCAGAACACCCAACTCCCAggtcaaaagtaaagaaaataacgcagaaagacaacattaaaaaagaagatgtagaagttcccaaagaaaacaaag ATTTAGAAGTCTCTACTGAAGAGGAAAAGGATACTGGAGATGTAAAAGATGGAtcccttttaaaagcaaaaaggaagcataagaaaaaacacaaagagaggcacaaaatgggagaagaggtTATACCCTTAAGAGTACTTTCAAA GAGCGAATGGATGGATTTGAAAAAAGAGTATTTAGCACTGCAAAAAGCCAgcatgtcttctttaaaaaaaacaatatcccAAATAAAATCGGagtcaaaaatggaaacaaatggagTAGCTCCTAACTCtggaatagaaaatgaaaaaa CAAACAGTGAAGAGTGTTGTCCCCAGGAAAAGGTTAATGCAACAGGACCACAGTTTGTCAGTGGCGTGATTGTGAAGATCATTAGCACTGAGCCTCTGCCTGGCAGGAAACAAGTCAGG GATACTTTGGCAGCAATCTCAGAAGTTGTTTATGTGGACTTGctagaaggagatacagaatgcCATGCTAGGTTTAAAACCCCTGAGGATGCTCAAGCAGTAATAAACGCATATacggaaattaaaaagaaacactccTGGAATCTCGAGATCCTTTCTG gtGATCATGAGCAGAGGTATTGGCAGAAGATTTTGGTAGATAGGCAGGCCAAACTTAATCAGCCTCGTGAAAAGAAAAGAGGCACTGAGAAG TTAATCACCAAAGCTGAGAAGATTAGACTGGCAAAGACTCAACAAGCAAGTAAACATATTAGATTTTCTGAATatgattaa